A portion of the Deinococcus peraridilitoris DSM 19664 genome contains these proteins:
- a CDS encoding pyruvate, water dikinase regulatory protein, whose protein sequence is MSARYHVFIVSDATGLSAETAARAALAQFDLDRRDTQLHRHVGLTSTADLPGIVREAKAKGGVILHTLATADWSKRLSTLAQEHHVRTLDLLGLTVQVFSEAFGVTPRETPSPHHRLDAAYFQRIEAMEWTVRHDDGRAQDHLIEADIVLIGVSRVSKTPLCIYLANRGCKAANVPLVPGVPVGEQIFTLPRGRVFGLTIDAQVLLEIRRNRVKQLGGSGGEYASPAAVQAELAYAEDIFRRGRFPVIDVTGRAVEETAAEIERVLERRAGRARR, encoded by the coding sequence GTGAGTGCCCGCTATCACGTCTTCATTGTCTCCGACGCCACCGGCCTCAGCGCCGAAACCGCCGCGCGCGCCGCACTCGCCCAGTTCGACCTCGACCGGCGTGACACGCAGCTGCACCGTCACGTCGGCTTGACCAGCACTGCCGACCTGCCCGGCATCGTCCGCGAAGCCAAAGCGAAAGGCGGCGTCATCCTGCATACTCTCGCCACCGCCGACTGGAGCAAACGCCTCAGCACACTGGCACAAGAACACCATGTCCGGACCCTCGACCTGCTCGGCCTCACCGTCCAGGTGTTTTCCGAGGCTTTCGGCGTGACCCCACGCGAAACACCCAGCCCACACCACCGACTCGACGCCGCGTACTTCCAGCGCATCGAAGCGATGGAATGGACCGTCCGGCACGACGACGGACGCGCCCAGGACCACCTGATTGAAGCCGACATCGTCCTGATCGGCGTCTCCCGAGTCAGCAAGACGCCCCTGTGCATTTACCTCGCCAACCGGGGCTGCAAAGCCGCCAACGTCCCCCTGGTGCCCGGCGTACCCGTCGGTGAGCAGATCTTCACCTTGCCGCGCGGCCGGGTGTTTGGCCTGACCATCGACGCGCAGGTACTGCTGGAAATCCGGCGCAACCGCGTCAAGCAGCTTGGCGGATCGGGTGGTGAGTACGCCAGTCCGGCGGCCGTGCAGGCTGAGCTGGCCTATGCTGAAGACATATTCAGGCGGGGGCGGTTTCCGGTCATCGACGTCACCGGCAGGGCGGTGGAGGAAACGGCGGCGGAGATCGAGAGGGTTCTGGAGAGAAGGGCGGGGCGGGCAAGAAGGTGA
- the ppdK gene encoding pyruvate, phosphate dikinase produces the protein MKYVYFFDEGKAEWKDLLGGKGANLCEMTRLGLPVPPGFTITTDGCRAYSAFGEVPATLWDEVKDQLARLERESGKRLGDSHDPLLVSVRSGAKFSMPGMMDTILNLGLNDQAVQGLAQQSGNARFAWDAYRRLIQMYGDVVMNVPKHDFEEALEDLKDERGAQSDVDLGEHDLQELVTTYKSLYRDSTGEDFPQDPWVQLQGAVVAVFKSWGNRRAVTYRRLNNIPDDLGTAVNVQAMVFGNLGSDSGTGVGFTRNPSTGEREPFGEFLLNAQGEDVVAGIRTPQPLAALAEQLPDVHRQLIDTAQGLETHLRDMQDFEFTVERGKLFMLQTRNGKRTAPAAVRIAVEFAREGLITPQEAVGRVEPAALDQLLHPRLSTGHGITALTKGLPASPGAATGEVVFTADEAAELGASRDVILVTTETSPEDIHGLAAARGILTARGGMTSHAAVVARGMGKPAVVGAESIRIDRREGSMTIGDRTVQRGDIITLDGASGEVFPGAVPTEAPDVSGGLMELLVWAADMAKLGVRANADTPEDARRAREFGAVGIGLCRTEHMFFGEDRLKWVRQMILAKNEDEESEALTHLRAAQREDFKGIFEAMDGLPVTVRLLDPPLHEFLPSLEELAVKVAVSEARSETDDESRALLSRVRAMHESNPMMGLRGIRLGLTRPNITRMQARAIAEAAAELEREGKSPRPEIMIPLVGTPEELAQARAQVEVVLEEVRGETGARLDILIGTMIEIPRACVVAGDIARHADFFSFGTNDLTQMTFGYSRDDAQGKFIPHYLEHGILKADPFATLDQEGVGALVRMAVQAGRAANPNLKLGICGEHGGDPASVTFFHEVGLDYVSCSPFRVPIARLAAAQANAGELQHTTR, from the coding sequence TTGAAATACGTATATTTTTTCGACGAAGGCAAAGCCGAATGGAAAGACCTGCTCGGCGGTAAGGGCGCCAACCTCTGCGAAATGACCCGCCTCGGCCTGCCAGTTCCCCCCGGCTTCACCATCACCACCGACGGCTGCCGCGCTTACAGCGCTTTCGGAGAAGTCCCGGCCACATTGTGGGACGAGGTCAAAGACCAACTCGCCCGGCTGGAGCGCGAAAGCGGCAAGCGACTGGGAGACAGCCACGATCCCCTTCTTGTCAGCGTCCGCTCCGGGGCCAAATTCAGCATGCCCGGGATGATGGACACCATCCTCAACCTCGGTCTCAACGATCAGGCCGTGCAAGGGCTCGCGCAGCAGAGCGGCAATGCCCGCTTCGCCTGGGACGCCTACCGTCGCCTGATCCAGATGTACGGTGACGTCGTCATGAACGTCCCCAAGCACGACTTCGAAGAAGCCCTGGAGGACCTCAAGGACGAACGCGGCGCCCAGAGCGACGTGGACCTCGGCGAGCACGACCTGCAGGAACTCGTCACGACCTACAAAAGCCTGTACCGCGACAGCACCGGCGAAGACTTTCCGCAAGACCCCTGGGTGCAGTTGCAGGGCGCCGTCGTCGCGGTCTTCAAATCCTGGGGCAACCGCCGCGCCGTCACCTACCGCCGCCTCAACAACATCCCCGACGACCTCGGTACCGCCGTGAACGTGCAAGCCATGGTTTTCGGCAACCTCGGCAGCGACAGCGGCACCGGCGTGGGATTCACCCGAAACCCCTCCACCGGCGAACGTGAACCCTTCGGAGAATTTCTGCTCAACGCGCAAGGTGAAGACGTCGTCGCGGGCATCCGCACCCCGCAGCCCCTCGCGGCGCTGGCCGAGCAGCTTCCCGACGTGCACCGCCAGCTGATTGACACCGCACAAGGCCTGGAAACCCACCTGCGTGACATGCAGGACTTCGAATTCACCGTCGAGCGCGGCAAGCTCTTCATGCTGCAGACCCGCAACGGCAAACGCACTGCCCCTGCCGCCGTACGTATTGCCGTGGAGTTCGCGCGCGAAGGTCTGATCACCCCGCAGGAAGCCGTGGGACGCGTGGAGCCCGCTGCGCTCGACCAGCTGCTGCACCCGCGCCTCAGCACCGGGCACGGCATCACGGCCCTCACCAAAGGCCTGCCGGCAAGCCCCGGAGCGGCCACCGGCGAGGTTGTCTTCACCGCCGACGAAGCTGCCGAGCTGGGCGCTTCCCGCGACGTGATTCTGGTCACCACCGAAACGAGTCCCGAGGACATCCACGGCCTCGCCGCCGCGAGGGGCATTCTCACCGCACGCGGCGGGATGACCAGCCACGCCGCCGTCGTCGCGCGCGGCATGGGCAAACCCGCCGTGGTGGGCGCCGAAAGCATACGCATCGATCGCCGCGAAGGTTCCATGACGATTGGCGACCGGACCGTGCAGCGCGGCGACATCATCACCCTCGACGGCGCGAGCGGTGAGGTGTTCCCCGGCGCCGTGCCCACCGAAGCGCCCGACGTCAGCGGTGGCCTGATGGAACTGCTCGTCTGGGCTGCTGACATGGCCAAGCTCGGCGTGCGTGCCAACGCCGATACCCCCGAAGACGCCCGGCGCGCCCGCGAATTCGGCGCGGTCGGCATTGGCCTGTGCCGCACCGAACACATGTTCTTCGGAGAAGACCGCCTCAAGTGGGTCCGCCAGATGATCCTCGCGAAAAACGAAGACGAGGAAAGCGAAGCCCTCACCCACCTGCGCGCCGCCCAACGCGAAGACTTCAAAGGAATCTTCGAGGCGATGGACGGTCTGCCCGTCACCGTGCGCCTGCTTGACCCACCCCTCCACGAGTTTTTACCCTCCCTCGAAGAGCTCGCCGTGAAAGTTGCGGTGAGCGAAGCGCGCAGCGAGACCGACGACGAAAGCCGCGCCCTGCTCTCCCGCGTGCGCGCCATGCACGAATCCAACCCCATGATGGGCCTGCGTGGCATCCGTTTGGGCCTTACCCGTCCCAATATCACCCGCATGCAGGCGCGCGCCATTGCCGAGGCCGCCGCCGAACTCGAACGTGAAGGCAAGTCGCCCAGACCCGAGATCATGATCCCGCTCGTCGGTACCCCCGAGGAGCTCGCGCAGGCCCGCGCGCAAGTCGAGGTCGTGCTGGAAGAGGTGCGCGGTGAAACTGGGGCCAGGCTCGACATCCTGATCGGCACCATGATCGAGATTCCGCGCGCCTGCGTGGTCGCCGGAGACATCGCCCGGCACGCCGACTTCTTCTCCTTTGGCACCAACGACCTCACCCAGATGACCTTCGGCTACTCGCGCGACGACGCGCAAGGTAAATTCATTCCTCACTACCTCGAGCACGGCATCCTCAAGGCCGACCCGTTTGCCACGCTCGATCAGGAAGGCGTCGGCGCCCTGGTCCGCATGGCCGTCCAGGCAGGACGCGCCGCCAACCCGAATCTCAAACTCGGCATCTGTGGGGAGCACGGGGGTGACCCGGCTTCGGTGACGTTCTTCCATGAGGTGGGGCTTGATTACGTGTCGTGCAGTCCGTTCCGGGTGCCAATAGCGAGGCTGGCGGCCGCGCAGGCCAATGCGGGAGAGTTGCAGCACACAACACGCTGA
- a CDS encoding RidA family protein: protein MNGKQNAEQRLHLLGITLPTPLAPSGNFVGSVQTGHLLFLSGKGWPVSAEAVSHRKVGREIGVEEAYGFAREVGLQLLAEMRVALGSLNRVRRVVKVLGMVNATPEFTQHPLVINGCSDVFVEVFGEAGKHARSAVGMGSLPRGFAVEIEAIVEVKAEEEE, encoded by the coding sequence ATGAACGGGAAACAGAACGCAGAACAGCGCTTGCACCTGCTGGGCATTACGCTGCCCACGCCCCTTGCGCCGTCGGGGAACTTCGTGGGCAGCGTGCAGACAGGACACCTGCTGTTTTTGTCGGGCAAGGGCTGGCCGGTCAGTGCGGAAGCCGTATCGCACCGCAAGGTGGGACGCGAGATCGGCGTGGAGGAGGCTTACGGATTCGCACGTGAAGTGGGGTTGCAGCTGCTCGCCGAGATGCGTGTGGCCCTGGGGAGCCTGAACCGGGTGCGGCGGGTGGTGAAGGTGCTGGGCATGGTGAACGCCACGCCGGAGTTCACGCAGCATCCTCTGGTGATCAATGGATGTTCGGACGTGTTCGTGGAGGTGTTCGGTGAAGCCGGAAAGCACGCGCGCTCTGCCGTGGGAATGGGGTCGTTGCCACGTGGATTCGCCGTCGAGATCGAGGCGATCGTCGAGGTGAAAGCAGAGGAAGAAGAATAG